In Geminocystis sp. NIES-3708, a single window of DNA contains:
- a CDS encoding DUF362 domain-containing protein, whose amino-acid sequence MTQVSLIKAQSYDLEQLRTSLENLLMPLGGISAFVKKGDRVLLKPNLLTASRPTKECTTRKEIVYCVAQMVQEVGGKPFLGDSPAFGSAKGVAKANGYLPLCEALNLPIIEFQSKKYSVDNNNFQHLRLSKEAMEADVIINLPKIKSHMQLSMTMGVKNLFGCVPGKMKAWWHMEAGKDASRFGEMLVETAKAINPDLTIIDGIIAHEGNGPSAGEPRELGILGASHNVFALDVAIADMLNVCSEIVPTLVAQKKLGLLSDIKDIQFPLLKPEELRVLNWKLPETLMSIDFGLPRVLKSTFKHFYIKLIKETINS is encoded by the coding sequence ATGACTCAAGTTTCCTTAATCAAAGCACAATCTTACGATTTAGAACAGTTACGTACGTCCTTAGAAAATTTACTCATGCCCTTGGGTGGTATATCTGCTTTCGTAAAAAAAGGTGATCGAGTATTACTAAAACCAAATTTATTAACGGCTTCTCGCCCAACAAAAGAATGTACTACTCGTAAGGAAATAGTTTATTGTGTTGCTCAAATGGTGCAGGAAGTTGGGGGAAAACCATTTTTAGGAGATAGCCCAGCTTTTGGTAGTGCAAAGGGAGTAGCTAAAGCTAACGGTTATTTACCCCTTTGTGAAGCCTTAAATTTGCCCATTATCGAGTTTCAAAGCAAAAAATACTCTGTTGATAATAATAATTTTCAACATTTGCGGTTATCAAAAGAAGCAATGGAAGCAGATGTTATTATCAATCTACCGAAAATTAAGTCTCATATGCAATTGAGCATGACGATGGGAGTTAAAAATTTATTTGGTTGTGTGCCGGGGAAAATGAAGGCATGGTGGCATATGGAAGCGGGAAAAGATGCTAGTCGTTTTGGGGAAATGTTAGTAGAAACTGCCAAAGCAATTAATCCAGATTTGACAATTATTGACGGAATCATTGCCCATGAAGGAAATGGACCAAGTGCAGGAGAACCTAGAGAATTAGGTATTTTAGGGGCTTCTCATAATGTTTTTGCTCTAGATGTGGCGATCGCTGATATGCTGAACGTATGCTCAGAAATAGTGCCTACTTTAGTTGCTCAAAAAAAATTGGGGTTATTAAGTGATATAAAAGATATTCAATTTCCTTTGTTAAAACCCGAAGAGTTAAGAGTATTAAACTGGAAATTACCAGAGACATTAATGTCTATCGATTTTGGTTTGCCTAGGGTGTTAAAATCTACATTTAAACATTTTTATATTAAGCTCATTAAGGAAACAATTAATAGTTAA
- a CDS encoding YdiU family protein, translated as MTNPFLNLEYETAMENLGDSYYEEVSPAEFSQHILRFANDDLLPVIGLDKNAVKENDWIEAFGKFQGIRPFLALKYHGYQFGAYNPQLGDGRGFLYGQIRGNNGILYDFGTKGSGRTPYSRTADGRLTLKGGIREVIAGEALHRQGVNTSRCFSLIETGESLWRGDEPSPTRSSVMVRFSQSHIRFGTFERLHYLQRPDLIKNLLDHVIYYYYPHLTTSENPYIEFYSELVERVALLAAQWMAAGFCHGVLNTDNMSITGESFDYGPYAFINTYDLFFTAAYFDYGGRYSYGNQPLICQWNLELLQKPLSLVIPHQDLQEVLTNYNQYYEEFYQGLMVKKLGFNNLPDNLTKKLVTETVNLLKESQVSYSQFFADLTSQFNYGWHENDSLILENSDINSSNFDTWKKLYHQALENCVREELDNIKNTLNQYNPQIVPIRNIIEEIWQPITTDDNWQPFHDLLAKIRS; from the coding sequence ATGACAAATCCTTTTTTAAATCTTGAATATGAAACTGCCATGGAAAATTTAGGAGATAGTTATTATGAAGAAGTTTCTCCTGCTGAATTTTCCCAACATATACTAAGATTTGCCAACGATGATTTATTACCCGTCATCGGCTTAGATAAAAACGCCGTCAAGGAAAATGATTGGATAGAAGCCTTTGGCAAATTTCAAGGAATACGCCCATTTTTAGCTTTAAAATATCATGGTTATCAATTTGGTGCATATAATCCCCAATTAGGTGATGGTAGGGGCTTTTTATATGGACAAATAAGAGGTAATAATGGCATATTATACGATTTTGGCACAAAAGGATCAGGAAGAACACCTTATTCTCGTACAGCCGACGGGAGACTCACCCTCAAAGGCGGAATTAGAGAAGTTATCGCTGGTGAAGCATTACATAGACAAGGAGTTAATACTTCTCGTTGTTTTTCCTTAATTGAAACAGGGGAATCTTTATGGCGAGGAGATGAGCCGTCACCTACACGTAGTTCTGTAATGGTTCGTTTTAGTCAATCTCATATTCGTTTCGGCACTTTTGAAAGGTTACACTATTTACAACGTCCTGATTTAATCAAAAATTTATTAGATCATGTAATCTATTATTATTATCCTCATTTAACTACTTCAGAGAATCCCTACATTGAATTTTATAGTGAATTAGTGGAAAGAGTTGCCTTATTGGCGGCGCAATGGATGGCAGCAGGTTTTTGTCATGGGGTTTTGAATACTGATAATATGTCTATTACGGGGGAAAGTTTCGATTATGGCCCCTACGCTTTTATTAATACTTATGATCTTTTTTTTACGGCGGCTTACTTCGACTACGGAGGTAGATATAGTTATGGTAATCAACCGTTAATTTGTCAATGGAATTTGGAATTATTACAAAAACCTCTCTCTTTAGTAATTCCTCATCAAGATTTACAAGAAGTATTAACTAATTATAATCAATATTATGAAGAATTCTACCAAGGTTTAATGGTGAAAAAACTGGGGTTTAATAACTTACCTGATAATTTAACCAAAAAGTTAGTAACAGAAACCGTTAATTTATTAAAAGAAAGTCAAGTTAGTTATAGTCAATTTTTTGCTGATTTAACCTCTCAATTTAACTATGGTTGGCATGAAAATGATAGTTTAATTTTAGAAAATAGTGACATTAATTCTTCTAACTTTGATACATGGAAAAAACTTTATCATCAAGCCTTGGAAAATTGTGTCAGGGAAGAATTAGATAATATAAAAAATACTCTTAACCAGTATAATCCTCAAATTGTGCCTATTAGAAATATTATCGAAGAAATTTGGCAACCTATAACCACTGATGATAATTGGCAACCTTTTCATGATTTATTAGCAAAAATTAGAAGTTAA
- a CDS encoding cation-translocating P-type ATPase, which translates to MVSNIEDKQFKGLSGREAADLLKRYGYNELPSNKNRNFLVIAWDIIREPIFLLLIACGVIYLFLGDAQEALILLGFVFFIIGLELYQEDKTERSLEALRDLSSPRALVIRDGERQRIPGREVAKGDLVVLSEGDRVPADAILLWSTHLTVDESLLTGESVPVRKRSIQPPEKPEELAVTLRPGGDDLPSIYSGTLAVQGQGIAEVQATGIHTEMGKIGKALQTVEQEDTVLQKETRSVVGKLTIIAIAICVVVVVIYGLTRGDWLNGFLAGIALAMAILPNEIPVVLAIFLALGAWRFSQQKVLTRRVPVVETLGSVTVLCVDKTGTLTLNQMAVKQLFVYKDNHPYPYDLTLHEGKSLPEEVHPLIEFGILASRKDPFDPMEKALQKIGRHYLEKTEHLHYDWKLLYEYPLSAQLLAMSCVWESPTGELNVAAKGAPEAIADLCHFTAIQQEELAQYIQEMAKKGLRVLGVAKGSHKGNLPKTHTEISAPLPLEMDKRLPPQQHDFEFEFVGLVGLEDPVRPTVAPAIAECYSAGIRIVMITGDYPVTAQNIARQIGLTPTDKVITGKELEKMGYAELRDRIQTVNIFARVVPEQKLLIVNALKKSGEIVAMTGDGVNDAPALKSAHVGIAMGERGTDVARESADLVLLEDDFSSIVQSVKLGRRIFDNLKKGMAYTLAVHVPIAGMSLIPVIFGWPLVLLPIHIAFLHLIIDPACTIVFEAEPAENNIMQRPPRNPKEPLFSNRILRLALFQGMSVLAVLVTVFAIAYYNGNGEFDARALAFTTLIISNLAMILTNRSWSRTILETLKTPNLALWWVFGGGIVFLGLVLYIPLLRHLFSFSFLHTDDLLVSLFSGIVSIFWFEGLKIWNRRQTK; encoded by the coding sequence ATGGTCTCAAACATTGAAGATAAACAGTTTAAGGGTTTGTCAGGACGAGAAGCGGCTGATCTCCTAAAACGATATGGTTACAATGAACTGCCGTCTAATAAAAATCGCAATTTTTTGGTGATCGCTTGGGATATCATCCGAGAACCAATTTTTTTATTGTTAATTGCCTGTGGTGTGATTTACTTATTTTTAGGTGATGCCCAAGAAGCTCTAATTTTATTAGGATTTGTGTTTTTTATCATTGGACTCGAACTTTATCAGGAAGACAAAACTGAGAGATCATTAGAAGCCCTACGGGATTTATCCAGCCCCCGTGCCTTGGTTATTCGAGATGGAGAACGTCAACGAATTCCAGGACGAGAAGTTGCCAAAGGCGATTTGGTGGTTTTATCGGAAGGAGATCGTGTTCCAGCTGATGCAATTTTGTTGTGGTCAACACATTTGACAGTAGATGAATCACTGTTAACGGGAGAATCTGTTCCTGTCAGAAAACGATCAATTCAACCGCCAGAAAAGCCAGAAGAACTTGCCGTAACTTTACGACCAGGTGGAGATGATTTACCCTCTATTTATTCGGGAACTTTAGCCGTACAAGGTCAAGGTATTGCTGAGGTTCAAGCCACAGGCATTCATACCGAAATGGGAAAGATCGGTAAAGCATTACAAACCGTTGAGCAAGAAGATACAGTATTGCAAAAAGAAACTCGCAGTGTTGTTGGTAAATTAACCATTATAGCGATCGCCATTTGCGTTGTCGTTGTGGTCATTTATGGGTTAACTCGTGGTGATTGGTTGAATGGATTTTTGGCAGGAATAGCTCTAGCAATGGCTATTTTACCTAACGAAATTCCCGTGGTATTAGCCATTTTTCTAGCTTTAGGAGCGTGGCGATTTTCCCAGCAGAAAGTCCTCACTCGTCGAGTGCCGGTGGTGGAAACTCTCGGTTCGGTAACAGTTCTGTGTGTGGACAAAACGGGAACTTTAACCTTAAATCAAATGGCGGTTAAACAGTTATTTGTGTATAAAGATAATCATCCCTATCCCTACGATCTTACATTGCACGAGGGCAAATCCTTGCCAGAGGAAGTTCATCCGTTGATTGAATTTGGCATTTTAGCAAGTCGCAAAGATCCTTTTGATCCCATGGAAAAGGCATTGCAAAAGATTGGGCGGCATTATCTGGAAAAAACTGAACACCTGCACTATGACTGGAAACTATTATATGAATATCCTCTTTCTGCACAATTACTAGCTATGTCCTGTGTTTGGGAATCGCCAACAGGAGAATTAAATGTTGCAGCAAAAGGTGCACCAGAAGCGATTGCCGATCTTTGTCATTTCACCGCAATCCAACAAGAAGAATTAGCACAATATATTCAAGAAATGGCTAAAAAAGGTTTGCGAGTTTTAGGTGTAGCCAAAGGAAGTCATAAGGGGAATTTGCCCAAAACCCATACAGAAATTTCTGCCCCGTTACCGTTGGAAATGGATAAACGACTACCTCCACAACAACATGATTTTGAATTTGAATTTGTAGGTTTAGTGGGATTAGAAGATCCCGTACGTCCCACCGTTGCTCCTGCGATCGCTGAATGTTACAGTGCAGGGATTCGGATAGTAATGATTACGGGAGATTATCCTGTTACCGCCCAAAATATTGCCCGTCAGATTGGACTCACTCCCACAGATAAAGTAATTACGGGTAAAGAACTAGAAAAAATGGGGTATGCCGAATTGCGGGATCGCATTCAGACAGTCAATATCTTTGCTCGTGTTGTCCCTGAACAAAAATTACTGATTGTTAATGCCCTCAAAAAGTCGGGGGAAATCGTTGCCATGACAGGGGATGGTGTGAATGATGCTCCTGCTCTAAAGTCTGCTCATGTTGGTATTGCTATGGGAGAAAGAGGTACTGATGTTGCACGGGAATCGGCAGATTTAGTATTACTCGAAGATGATTTTTCTTCTATTGTCCAATCTGTTAAATTGGGGCGACGCATCTTTGACAACCTAAAAAAAGGAATGGCTTATACTCTCGCTGTTCATGTTCCCATTGCAGGTATGTCTTTAATTCCTGTTATCTTTGGTTGGCCCTTAGTATTACTACCCATTCATATTGCCTTTCTGCATCTAATTATTGATCCAGCTTGTACTATTGTCTTTGAAGCTGAGCCTGCTGAAAATAATATTATGCAACGTCCACCTCGCAACCCGAAAGAACCTTTATTCAGTAATCGAATTTTACGTTTAGCTTTGTTTCAAGGAATGAGTGTTTTAGCGGTATTGGTAACGGTATTTGCGATCGCTTATTACAATGGCAATGGGGAATTTGATGCCCGTGCTCTTGCTTTTACTACGCTGATTATCTCCAATCTAGCGATGATCTTAACTAATCGCTCTTGGTCGCGTACTATTCTTGAAACCCTAAAAACCCCTAATTTAGCCTTATGGTGGGTATTCGGCGGCGGTATTGTTTTTCTAGGATTAGTGCTTTATATTCCTCTGTTACGACATTTATTTAGCTTTTCCTTTCTACATACTGATGATTTGTTAGTGAGCCTTTTTTCTGGAATTGTTAGTATTTTCTGGTTTGAAGGACTAAAAATTTGGAATCGCCGTCAAACCAAATAA